The following is a genomic window from Serratia ficaria.
TGTGCAAACGGTTCATTTGGTGAGAAAAAGGCGTTGACGGAATTGAGGGGCGTCCGTAATATGCGCCTCGTTCCCCCGCAAGAGGGAATGGCGCGGAGCGGTAGTTCAGTTGGTTAGAATACCTGCCTGTCACGCAGGGGGTCGCGGGTTCGAGCCCCGTCCGTTCCGCCACTATTCAGAAGCCCTGAGTTAGCGATAACTCAGGGCTTCGTCGTTTCTAATCCTTGCTCAATTCGGTTTTGGCGAAGCGCACCGCCTGATTGGCCGCCCATTCGCGGCGGGCGATAATGCGGTAACAGCCGCCGCCCAGCGCCGCCCCGATAAACCAGCTGAAGTTGGCCACCTCATGCAGGCTCGGCGTAAAGCTGATGGCTAACCCGATGGCAACCGACGGCACCAGCGCCCAGATGGCGTTCGGATTGAAGCCGTTCTTGTACCAGTAGCGCCCGCCCGGCGTGGCGTTGTACAGGTCGTCCACGTGCAGTTCGCCGCGTTTGATGACGTAGAAATCCACCAGCAGGATGCCGAACAGCGGCCCGATAAAGGCGGCCAGCACGTCCAGCGTGTAGTGGATCAGCTCCGGCGACTGAAACAGGTTCCACGGCGTCAGCAGGAAAGAGCCGACCGCGGCGATCATGCCGCCGGTGCGGAAGCTGATTTTCTGCGGCGAACAGTTGGAGAAATCGAACGCCGGCGACACGAAGTTGGCCACGATGTTGATGCCGATGGTGGCGACGATCATCGTCAGCAGGCCGAGCGCCACGGCGATGTCGCTGTCGATGCGGGTTACGGTTTCGATCGGATCGGTGATCAGCTGGCCGAACAGCGGCAGGGTGCCGGAGACGATCACCACGGTGACCAGCGAGAACAGCAAATAGTTGAACGGCAGCCCCCAACGGTTGCCGCGCTGCACCTCGGCAAAGCTTTTGCCGTAGCGCGTGAAATCGCCGAAGTTCAGCAGCGGCCCGGAGAAGTAAGAAACCACCAGCGCGGTGGCGGTCAGCATCAGCCAGCCTTGTTCACCGGCGCCAAGATTCTTGCTGGCCAGCGTCAGAGAGAGGTTGGAGAACCCCACCCGATAAACAATCCAGCCCGCCAGCACGAACATCACCACATAGACCGCCGGACCGGCGATATCGATAAAGCGTTTGATCGCCTCCATGCCGTGCCAAAACACCATCGCCTGCAGCAGCCACATGGTGA
Proteins encoded in this region:
- a CDS encoding NCS1 family nucleobase:cation symporter-1; this translates as MPNPNDNYSPKLCNDDLAPTRDQNWSWYNIFSFWMSDVHSMGGYVVAASFFALGLSSWQVLICLLVGICIVQLCANLVAKPSQMGGVPYAVLSRQAFGVFGANIPAVIRGMIAFAWYGIQTYLASNALMLTLLKFFPSLEPMTVPHFLGLSQLGWGCYITMWLLQAMVFWHGMEAIKRFIDIAGPAVYVVMFVLAGWIVYRVGFSNLSLTLASKNLGAGEQGWLMLTATALVVSYFSGPLLNFGDFTRYGKSFAEVQRGNRWGLPFNYLLFSLVTVVIVSGTLPLFGQLITDPIETVTRIDSDIAVALGLLTMIVATIGINIVANFVSPAFDFSNCSPQKISFRTGGMIAAVGSFLLTPWNLFQSPELIHYTLDVLAAFIGPLFGILLVDFYVIKRGELHVDDLYNATPGGRYWYKNGFNPNAIWALVPSVAIGLAISFTPSLHEVANFSWFIGAALGGGCYRIIARREWAANQAVRFAKTELSKD